One genomic window of [Clostridium] scindens ATCC 35704 includes the following:
- a CDS encoding AAA family ATPase translates to MQQIVRLTRLTIDNIKNVQHGELEFAQGDNKGGVLGIYGQNGSGKTVVIDCMVLLKCLFSGREIPPHFYYYINCLSDTAHVKYGFMVQTDAGKVEAEYEVELLKNGRSSFCISYEKLSMKECIEGKRLTPVFEYRKGSQELFRPLKNLEHFRKNLESMVALGMAQQITEGFDEERQMPQVGSFLFSKKAQETFSKEKGEIEKLANLCSILQNYGLYDLAVIENAHYGLLALNLDTIPVNIDWPNPMKAKGPGVMLHLTDINVVPKEIYPYVSSTIQQINVVMAALIPEIQIEIYNAFDKLMENGKDGVQFEIITIRAGARVPLLYESAGIKKLISICSNLVACYNRRSYCLVVDELDSGIYEYLLGECIEVMQEKAKGQLIFTSHNLRPLEVLKNESLIYTTVNPQNRYIKSVNIKNTQNKRLSYLRSIKLGGQKEKLYNETNIYKMELAMKRAGKVGLHD, encoded by the coding sequence ATGCAGCAGATAGTAAGGTTGACAAGATTAACAATTGATAATATAAAAAATGTGCAGCATGGGGAACTTGAATTTGCACAAGGTGATAATAAAGGTGGTGTCCTTGGAATCTATGGACAGAATGGATCTGGCAAAACAGTTGTAATAGACTGCATGGTATTATTAAAGTGCTTGTTTAGCGGAAGAGAAATTCCTCCTCATTTTTATTACTATATCAATTGTTTATCAGATACAGCACATGTGAAATATGGATTTATGGTCCAGACAGATGCGGGTAAAGTAGAAGCAGAATACGAAGTTGAACTGTTAAAAAACGGGCGATCCAGTTTTTGTATCAGTTATGAAAAACTGAGTATGAAAGAATGCATAGAAGGGAAACGGCTGACACCTGTTTTTGAATATCGTAAGGGGAGCCAGGAACTGTTCCGACCATTAAAAAATCTGGAACATTTTCGGAAAAACCTGGAAAGTATGGTTGCTTTGGGAATGGCTCAACAGATTACCGAGGGATTTGATGAGGAACGGCAGATGCCGCAGGTTGGTTCTTTCCTGTTCTCGAAAAAAGCACAGGAGACATTCAGTAAGGAAAAAGGAGAGATTGAGAAACTTGCGAATCTATGCAGTATCCTGCAAAATTATGGATTGTATGATCTGGCAGTTATTGAGAATGCACATTATGGTCTCTTGGCACTAAATTTGGATACCATACCAGTTAATATAGACTGGCCAAATCCTATGAAAGCGAAAGGACCTGGAGTTATGCTGCATTTGACAGATATTAATGTAGTTCCAAAAGAAATTTACCCGTATGTATCTAGTACGATACAGCAGATTAATGTAGTGATGGCAGCATTGATTCCAGAAATTCAGATTGAAATCTATAACGCTTTTGATAAGTTGATGGAAAATGGAAAAGATGGCGTTCAATTTGAAATTATAACCATACGTGCGGGGGCACGTGTTCCTTTACTATATGAGTCGGCCGGAATAAAAAAACTGATTTCCATATGCAGTAATTTGGTAGCCTGCTATAACAGGAGATCTTACTGTCTTGTAGTAGATGAACTGGATTCCGGAATTTATGAGTATCTGCTTGGAGAGTGTATAGAGGTCATGCAGGAAAAAGCAAAAGGACAGTTGATCTTTACTTCTCATAATCTGCGGCCATTGGAAGTCCTAAAAAATGAATCTTTGATTTATACAACGGTTAATCCTCAGAACCGTTATATCAAATCTGTAAATATTAAAAATACACAAAATAAACGGTTATCTTATCTGCGTAGTATTAAGCTGGGCGGACAGAAAGAAAAACTTTATAATGAAACAAACATTTATAAAATGGAACTGGCTATGAAGCGCGCGGGGAAGGTGGGATTACATGACTAA
- a CDS encoding DEAD/DEAH box helicase, with translation MKSVTRYFRNAVAANMQGTIDYKKEHFFVVAEEELLSGKLSEENNFNIWKMDYDSEGNIDEEKLKIKNVIIALKTLATEFQDGGKTEDNIEEMTSFFFLPLCVNRDGELCKPNEGKIPWIPREYLRPMEEPLLAVGDVEKYDEFLEDTTNERYQLNSWQDYLAYAIKLYEFVTQTPFENNYIRNGNELFKLDGRYYLFQDSTVNASFYILQLYNALVKERANSLYDRITNGKIEPSKPLIKNTDISKMKAHAGQMGGAYPLSPSQREAMNHFGEINEGNLLAVSGPPGTGKTTFLQSVVADMYVKSALQKEKAPIIVAVSTNNQAVTNIIDSFGQISEIGISNLEHKWITGTNSFAVYFPSNGKVKEAIKKRYQYTTVRGGGFAEELESAENRRSSGRLFKQEFHQYFRSEIENIDFAVCEEILWKELKKVNKDRINCLSMLDNMKSVLGKESYGEYVERIMRNIWEEEAIRNDLQNQIENIQETIQCFLNRMQEWRTAYQQLPWYVRLLKKLFCFKSRIQRWSFSFVNEAELLFLRRDMSIDEIEKVYMQKICDNDLKKSQLQEQKLCIDDKIEKLKSQKKEIDIRMDHLKEGYRSFEKYNVAVPEDSVLNEFDLCKLNDVLDRVRYAEFWLAVHYYESRWLKKENPISEKQKGKTFKNILDDMYHRIAMISPCMVMTFFMLPKQFLAYDGNEKKNHFMYNYIDVLVVDEAGQTSPEIAAASFSLAKKAIVVGDEEQIPPVWGTARTLDIAMAISNEVIANKSEYSMLEENGLNCSQSSIMKLAAVSCAFNKYKRGLFLSEHRRCYNEIIAYCNKLVYEGKLEPKRGSFYAAERNEVRGVLPVMGFRQVTTAKSQKYGGSRRNIEEAEAIIMWLQKKYETILSCYRDKDGFDERGVLGIITPFKSQSFLIKNLIKHRLPEYSKFIDVGTVHTFQGAERKVILFSCVYGSEDGCYFINRAPNLMNVAVSRAKDSFLVFGDKECLTGGEKTAAGLLKKMVFVEGEELR, from the coding sequence GTGAAAAGTGTTACAAGATATTTCAGAAATGCTGTGGCAGCAAATATGCAAGGGACAATAGACTATAAAAAAGAGCATTTTTTTGTAGTTGCAGAAGAGGAATTACTATCTGGAAAGTTAAGTGAAGAGAATAATTTTAATATATGGAAGATGGACTATGATTCAGAGGGCAATATTGATGAAGAAAAGTTAAAGATAAAAAATGTAATTATTGCATTGAAGACATTAGCAACGGAATTCCAAGATGGTGGAAAGACTGAAGATAATATAGAAGAGATGACATCATTTTTCTTTTTGCCGTTATGTGTAAACCGCGACGGAGAGTTATGTAAGCCGAATGAGGGAAAAATACCTTGGATACCACGTGAGTATTTAAGACCTATGGAGGAGCCTTTGCTTGCTGTAGGAGATGTCGAAAAATATGATGAATTTTTGGAGGATACTACGAACGAAAGATATCAATTGAATTCGTGGCAGGATTATTTAGCATATGCGATAAAACTCTATGAATTTGTTACACAGACGCCATTCGAAAATAACTATATTAGAAATGGAAATGAATTATTTAAATTAGATGGCAGATATTACTTGTTTCAGGATTCGACAGTCAATGCTTCTTTTTATATTCTGCAGTTGTATAATGCTTTGGTAAAGGAAAGAGCTAATTCCTTGTACGATAGAATAACGAATGGAAAGATAGAGCCGTCAAAACCATTGATAAAAAATACTGATATAAGTAAAATGAAAGCTCACGCTGGACAAATGGGAGGGGCATATCCACTGTCGCCATCTCAGCGTGAGGCGATGAATCATTTTGGAGAAATAAATGAAGGAAATCTTTTGGCAGTCAGCGGACCTCCGGGAACAGGAAAGACTACTTTTTTGCAGTCTGTAGTGGCAGACATGTATGTAAAATCTGCTTTGCAGAAGGAAAAGGCGCCAATTATTGTTGCAGTATCCACTAATAATCAAGCGGTTACAAATATTATTGATTCTTTTGGACAGATTTCAGAGATTGGAATTTCTAATTTAGAACATAAGTGGATTACCGGAACGAATAGCTTTGCAGTTTATTTTCCTTCCAATGGGAAAGTAAAGGAAGCTATAAAAAAACGATATCAATATACGACGGTACGTGGAGGTGGATTTGCAGAGGAACTTGAGTCAGCAGAAAACAGACGTTCCTCAGGAAGATTATTTAAACAAGAATTTCATCAATATTTTCGAAGCGAAATAGAAAATATCGATTTTGCAGTATGCGAAGAAATATTGTGGAAGGAATTGAAGAAAGTAAATAAAGATAGAATAAACTGTCTCTCTATGTTGGACAATATGAAAAGTGTTCTCGGCAAGGAATCGTATGGAGAATATGTAGAAAGGATAATGCGAAATATATGGGAAGAAGAAGCAATTAGAAATGATTTGCAAAATCAAATAGAAAATATTCAGGAAACTATACAATGTTTTTTAAATAGAATGCAGGAATGGCGAACAGCTTATCAGCAATTGCCATGGTATGTACGATTATTAAAAAAGCTTTTCTGTTTTAAAAGCAGGATACAAAGATGGTCATTTTCCTTTGTAAATGAAGCGGAATTATTATTTTTAAGACGTGATATGTCAATAGATGAGATAGAAAAAGTTTATATGCAGAAAATATGTGATAATGATTTGAAAAAGAGTCAATTGCAGGAACAGAAACTTTGTATAGACGATAAAATAGAAAAATTAAAAAGTCAAAAAAAAGAAATAGATATAAGAATGGATCATTTAAAAGAGGGGTATCGAAGCTTCGAAAAATATAATGTTGCAGTTCCGGAAGATAGTGTGTTGAATGAATTCGACTTATGCAAATTGAACGATGTATTGGATCGGGTAAGATATGCGGAATTTTGGTTGGCAGTACATTATTATGAGAGCCGATGGCTGAAGAAAGAGAATCCGATTAGTGAGAAGCAAAAAGGGAAAACGTTTAAAAATATACTGGATGATATGTATCATCGGATTGCTATGATATCACCGTGTATGGTTATGACATTTTTTATGCTTCCGAAACAGTTTTTGGCATATGATGGAAATGAGAAAAAAAATCATTTTATGTATAACTATATAGATGTATTGGTTGTAGATGAAGCAGGACAGACATCTCCGGAGATTGCTGCCGCATCGTTTTCCTTAGCGAAAAAAGCAATTGTTGTAGGGGATGAGGAACAAATACCGCCCGTATGGGGAACTGCAAGAACTCTTGATATTGCAATGGCAATTAGTAATGAGGTAATTGCAAATAAAAGCGAATACAGTATGCTTGAAGAAAATGGTTTAAATTGTTCTCAATCCAGTATTATGAAATTAGCCGCAGTATCCTGTGCATTTAATAAATATAAAAGAGGGTTATTTTTAAGTGAACATCGCCGGTGTTATAATGAAATAATCGCATATTGTAACAAACTGGTATATGAGGGGAAATTGGAACCTAAGAGGGGCTCCTTTTATGCAGCTGAGCGCAATGAAGTAAGAGGGGTTCTTCCGGTAATGGGATTCAGACAGGTTACCACTGCAAAATCACAGAAATACGGAGGAAGCAGACGAAATATAGAAGAAGCGGAAGCTATTATAATGTGGCTGCAGAAAAAATATGAAACAATTTTGTCATGCTACAGAGACAAAGATGGATTTGATGAGAGAGGGGTATTGGGGATTATCACACCTTTTAAGAGCCAAAGTTTTTTGATAAAGAATCTTATAAAACATAGACTTCCGGAGTATTCAAAGTTTATTGATGTTGGGACGGTACATACGTTTCAAGGGGCGGAGCGAAAGGTCATTTTGTTTTCCTGTGTGTATGGAAGCGAAGATGGGTGCTATTTTATCAACAGAGCACCGAATCTTATGAATGTTGCGGTGTCTCGGGCAAAAGATTCATTTTTAGTTTTTGGAGATAAAGAGTGCCTCACAGGAGGGGAGAAAACTGCAGCCGGACTATTGAAAAAAATGGTGTTTGTGGAAGGTGAGGAACTACGTTAA
- a CDS encoding PDDEXK nuclease domain-containing protein encodes MQEITRNDKMDYLISEIEKTVAVAKEHLTGAVNQTMTETYWRIGRYIVEFEQFGNEKAIYGKNLLSTLSKELTLRLGKGYSRPNLNNMRKFYLKYPNCQTVSDKLSWSHICELIKIDDDLERSFYEKQCVKERWGIRTLKRQMDSALFLRLAASRDKEGILELANKGVEINKPEDVIKDTYTLEFLNIPELEQYSESDLEQRIIDNLQKFLLELGKGFTYVGRQYGITINNVHYRVDLVFYHRILKCFVLIDLKKNSVQHEDIGQMNMYMGYFATEENMEDDNPPIGIILSKNKDELLVEYATYGMDSNLFVSKYELYLPNRKELEKLVNRILEDDDKGEVIT; translated from the coding sequence ATGCAAGAAATTACAAGAAATGATAAGATGGATTATTTGATCTCTGAAATTGAAAAAACGGTAGCGGTTGCCAAAGAACACCTCACAGGTGCTGTTAATCAGACAATGACAGAAACATATTGGAGAATAGGACGATATATTGTTGAATTTGAGCAGTTTGGAAATGAAAAGGCAATTTATGGAAAAAATTTGTTGTCAACACTTTCGAAAGAATTGACATTGCGTTTAGGGAAAGGTTATAGCAGACCAAATTTGAATAATATGAGGAAGTTCTATTTGAAGTATCCAAATTGTCAGACAGTGTCTGACAAATTGAGCTGGTCACATATTTGTGAGTTGATTAAGATTGACGATGATTTAGAGCGTAGTTTTTACGAAAAACAATGTGTGAAAGAAAGATGGGGGATTCGGACTTTAAAAAGACAGATGGATTCAGCTCTGTTTCTCAGACTTGCAGCGAGTCGGGACAAGGAGGGGATTTTGGAGCTGGCAAATAAAGGCGTTGAAATCAACAAGCCAGAAGATGTTATAAAAGATACCTATACATTGGAATTTTTGAATATACCAGAGTTGGAACAATATAGTGAAAGTGATCTTGAACAGCGAATTATTGATAACCTTCAGAAATTTTTATTAGAATTAGGAAAGGGTTTTACTTATGTAGGAAGACAGTATGGTATTACTATCAATAATGTCCATTACCGTGTAGATTTAGTTTTTTATCATCGGATTTTAAAATGTTTTGTGCTGATTGATTTGAAGAAAAACTCCGTACAACATGAAGACATTGGTCAAATGAATATGTACATGGGATATTTTGCAACTGAAGAAAATATGGAAGATGATAACCCTCCAATAGGGATTATTTTGAGTAAGAATAAAGATGAATTATTAGTTGAATATGCTACTTATGGAATGGATAGTAATTTGTTTGTTTCTAAATATGAGTTGTATTTACCGAATCGGAAAGAACTGGAAAAGTTAGTAAATCGTATTTTGGAGGATGATGATAAAGGAGAAGTAATCACATGA
- a CDS encoding site-specific integrase: protein MFGIIEWSVGDIQLNRGKFCFSVEIELCDSVIKQQKGGYLKESEAKEERERVIGALYSNHYAVYANTSVQDFYEFWLEEVKKKSLSYNSYYSFKKTVQNYILPLYGRLSMGKLRKNHVKRIYKKTYETSPSVAKIVKTVLTTSFKYALRYGYVEEDYVTGLKWNRVIKKSSKSGQKKALTIQEIQHLLSESRDTPIGLPIMFAVLMGMRRGEIVGLKYTDINYELKTIYIQRQLGRNPNMKETNMKLKTYTKQEIDLKTPASRRKIKIPDMVFEMIMEERTRYERHKNRRKGEFQDLDFIYCSTYGRPRTGNYLGKQLHDFILNHDVPYINWRILRYTYATTILKAGYSLKAVSKTLGHTKKEFTADHYVDMKELIRDFQPSVEMTTGNEEKTMWEWSLTEEMERLLE, encoded by the coding sequence ATGTTTGGAATTATAGAATGGAGTGTAGGGGATATCCAATTAAATCGAGGAAAATTCTGCTTTTCTGTAGAGATAGAATTGTGTGATTCTGTTATAAAACAGCAAAAAGGTGGTTACTTAAAGGAAAGTGAGGCAAAAGAGGAGAGGGAAAGAGTAATAGGAGCTTTGTATAGTAATCATTATGCGGTTTATGCAAATACAAGTGTTCAGGACTTTTATGAGTTTTGGCTAGAGGAAGTCAAAAAGAAGTCGCTTTCTTATAATTCATATTATTCTTTTAAAAAAACGGTTCAAAATTATATTTTGCCGTTGTATGGGCGCTTATCTATGGGGAAACTGCGGAAAAATCATGTAAAGAGAATTTATAAAAAAACATATGAGACATCTCCATCAGTAGCGAAGATTGTGAAGACTGTGCTTACAACTTCTTTCAAGTATGCATTGCGCTATGGATATGTGGAAGAAGATTATGTAACAGGATTAAAATGGAACAGAGTTATAAAGAAATCATCAAAAAGCGGACAGAAGAAAGCGCTGACAATACAGGAAATACAGCATCTGCTTAGTGAATCAAGAGATACCCCAATTGGTCTGCCGATCATGTTTGCTGTTTTGATGGGAATGAGGAGAGGAGAAATTGTAGGACTAAAATATACAGATATAAATTACGAATTGAAAACCATCTATATTCAGCGACAATTGGGAAGGAATCCTAATATGAAAGAAACAAATATGAAATTAAAAACTTATACAAAACAGGAAATTGATTTAAAAACACCTGCAAGTAGAAGAAAGATAAAGATACCGGATATGGTATTTGAAATGATCATGGAAGAGAGAACCAGATATGAACGCCATAAAAATAGAAGAAAAGGAGAATTTCAGGACTTGGATTTTATTTATTGTTCTACCTACGGCCGCCCCAGAACGGGCAATTATTTAGGAAAGCAGTTACACGATTTTATTTTGAACCATGATGTACCATATATAAATTGGAGAATCCTAAGATATACATATGCAACAACGATTTTAAAAGCGGGATATTCCTTAAAAGCAGTTTCAAAAACTCTAGGACATACAAAAAAAGAATTTACTGCGGATCATTATGTAGATATGAAAGAACTGATTCGGGATTTTCAGCCTTCTGTTGAAATGACAACAGGAAATGAGGAGAAAACTATGTGGGAATGGAGTTTGACGGAAGAAATGGAGAGATTATTAGAGTAG
- a CDS encoding tyrosine-type recombinase/integrase, with product MVQKSKNGNAFFERGSWYHRIKWYDEDYLVRYGKKGGFKTEEEAEKSYRKYLKAFEDQKRTLMRRKDTRLEFKQYLQEWLQCQTCFQSTTKKVYQYVLGQALPYMHTMKLCAVNERYLETAIQKVSERTESYGLKLYELFSMALSDAFSESLIEYNPMQECKRPKRKKIELHILNEQQKSLFMRSAKCSSWYLEILLCMFCGMKRGEIYALRFDDFHVEERTVTITHQVSAEYVKKEDGNYICVPTEKEIEMENARRILRVPEIIMEELEKRRTKNEDKRILYGNRYKEHHLISCQKNGDYRSLGSMNAALKRLCKQAGIPNMTTQDLRDMYAEMMLKSENVSFLKLTALMGYGTIEETYERYSDLLVRNEDQNKYINQILGEEGMF from the coding sequence ATGGTGCAGAAGAGTAAGAATGGGAATGCATTTTTTGAAAGGGGATCATGGTATCATAGGATAAAATGGTATGATGAAGATTATCTTGTGAGATATGGGAAAAAAGGGGGATTTAAAACAGAAGAGGAAGCAGAGAAGAGTTATAGAAAATATCTTAAAGCATTTGAGGATCAGAAAAGAACTCTAATGCGAAGAAAAGATACAAGATTAGAATTTAAGCAGTATTTGCAGGAGTGGCTGCAATGTCAAACCTGTTTTCAATCAACGACGAAAAAAGTATATCAATATGTATTGGGACAAGCTTTGCCGTATATGCATACAATGAAGTTATGTGCAGTTAATGAAAGATATCTTGAGACGGCGATTCAAAAGGTTTCAGAAAGAACAGAATCATATGGTTTGAAACTCTATGAATTATTTAGTATGGCCTTATCAGACGCATTTTCAGAGAGCCTGATTGAATACAATCCCATGCAAGAGTGCAAAAGACCAAAAAGAAAAAAGATAGAACTTCATATTTTGAATGAGCAGCAGAAATCACTTTTTATGAGATCAGCAAAATGTAGCTCATGGTATCTGGAAATTCTCCTGTGTATGTTTTGCGGAATGAAGAGGGGAGAAATCTATGCGTTGAGATTTGATGATTTTCATGTGGAAGAACGGACTGTAACCATAACCCATCAGGTCAGTGCGGAATACGTGAAAAAGGAAGATGGAAATTATATTTGTGTTCCGACAGAAAAAGAAATTGAGATGGAAAATGCCAGAAGAATATTAAGAGTTCCGGAAATTATTATGGAAGAGTTAGAAAAAAGAAGAACGAAGAATGAAGATAAAAGAATTTTATATGGGAATAGATATAAAGAACATCATCTGATATCTTGTCAAAAAAATGGGGATTACAGGAGCCTGGGATCTATGAATGCGGCTTTGAAGAGATTATGCAAACAAGCAGGGATTCCCAATATGACCACACAAGATTTGAGAGATATGTATGCAGAAATGATGTTGAAATCAGAAAATGTTTCTTTTTTAAAGTTAACTGCGCTTATGGGATATGGAACGATAGAAGAAACATATGAAAGATATTCGGATTTGTTAGTACGGAATGAAGATCAAAATAAATATATCAACCAGATTTTGGGGGAGGAAGGTATGTTTTGA